The proteins below are encoded in one region of Corynebacterium sphenisci DSM 44792:
- a CDS encoding NAD(P)H-dependent oxidoreductase, which produces MSHYVILLGSLRADSTNRQLAEAFAGTLPDGDDAAIFEPLREVPFYDEDLDVTGHEPGAARQLRATVAAADAVVIVTPEHNHTAPAVIINAIEWLARPRGKSALLRKPVLMLGATPGPRAVAGAIAVLREALAAAHADVVATDYTWGDVYHVLDGRHPGEVDEIVGVLHKARTELEAIVADRPEASPE; this is translated from the coding sequence ATGAGCCACTACGTCATCCTCCTCGGGTCCCTGCGCGCCGACTCCACCAACCGACAGCTGGCCGAGGCCTTCGCCGGCACCCTCCCCGACGGCGACGACGCCGCCATCTTCGAACCGCTGCGGGAGGTGCCCTTCTACGACGAGGATCTCGACGTCACCGGGCATGAGCCCGGCGCGGCCCGGCAGCTGCGGGCCACCGTCGCCGCCGCCGACGCGGTGGTCATCGTCACCCCGGAGCACAACCACACCGCCCCGGCGGTGATCATCAACGCCATCGAGTGGCTGGCCCGGCCCCGCGGCAAGTCCGCGCTGCTGCGCAAACCGGTGCTCATGCTCGGCGCCACCCCCGGCCCCCGGGCCGTCGCCGGGGCGATCGCGGTGCTGCGCGAGGCGCTCGCCGCCGCGCACGCCGACGTGGTGGCCACCGACTACACCTGGGGCGACGTCTACCACGTGCTCGACGGCCGGCATCCCGGGGAGGTCGACGAGATCGTCGGGGTGCTGCACAAGGCCCGCACCGAGCTGGAGGCGATCGTCGCCGACCGCCCGGAGGCCTCCCCGGAGTAG
- a CDS encoding MMPL family transporter, with the protein MAKALFALGRWSHRHHWAVILCWALLLAALGGAAASLQKGFSDEFEIPGAPSAEAAALLSEAFPGEPNPVAEQSVTLVFAAPEGERLADPANSAAVDRVLEHIRDHAGQIGDDAQLLNPVELDPKLREAVVAGGVEGGLPREVAERDGYFLRVLSDDGRVGTAMFSFDVAAPPEIEPGNRQAVLDAMDLGREAGIEVEAMGPGFFDPVEITAVSEVVGIGVAFLVLALTFGSLVAAGLPLITAVTGVAVGALGIVLMTAFWKLNTVTPVLAVMIGLAVGIDYALFIMARYRAELRGGLHRADAAGLAVATAGSSVVFAGLTVLIALAALTLAGIPFLSLMGVSAAATVAVAVLLSLTLVPALLAVAGRRAFAGAIPGVAGNPVRGHRVRLFGDRTLGRRWVGLVHRVPGLMLVAVIGILGALAVPAKDLALALPSDATAEYGSTQRRAVQLVDEGFGPGRNAQMIVVVDARDADPAAPALAPLAGAVEDGRAAAVPYVLDHLRNNVDVDHVQIIGANEAGTAAQLLLTPVAGPLDDATGELIAALRRQQPQLAAATGARIGITGLVPIEHDVTVTLTEAMPVYLAVVVGLAVVLLLLVFRSIAVPLTAGAGFLLSVGAAFGLTVLFWQEGLWDLVPTPGPLISFMPIFLIGVTFGLAMDYQVFLVSRMREHFTKSGGRARPGSPYTAVEESIVEGFSLGARVVTAAAIIMISVFVAFIGQPLAFVRIFGFALGAAILFDAFLIRMTFIPAALFLLGRATWWLPGWLDRVLPKVDVEGEGIEGHRRRLLEAAGVE; encoded by the coding sequence ATGGCGAAGGCCCTGTTCGCCCTGGGCCGCTGGTCCCACCGCCACCACTGGGCGGTGATCCTCTGCTGGGCGCTGCTGCTGGCCGCCCTCGGCGGGGCCGCGGCGAGCCTGCAGAAGGGGTTCTCCGACGAGTTCGAGATCCCCGGCGCGCCCAGCGCGGAGGCCGCCGCGCTGCTCTCCGAGGCCTTCCCCGGGGAGCCCAACCCGGTGGCCGAGCAGTCCGTCACCCTGGTCTTCGCCGCCCCCGAGGGCGAGCGCCTGGCGGACCCGGCCAACTCCGCGGCGGTGGACCGGGTGCTCGAGCACATCCGCGACCACGCCGGGCAGATCGGCGATGACGCCCAGCTGCTCAACCCCGTGGAGCTGGACCCGAAGCTGCGCGAGGCGGTGGTCGCCGGCGGCGTCGAGGGGGGCCTGCCCCGGGAGGTCGCCGAACGCGACGGGTACTTCCTGCGGGTGCTCTCCGACGACGGCCGGGTGGGCACCGCCATGTTCAGCTTCGACGTCGCCGCGCCCCCGGAGATCGAGCCCGGCAACCGGCAGGCGGTGCTCGACGCCATGGACCTCGGCCGGGAGGCCGGGATCGAGGTGGAGGCGATGGGGCCGGGCTTCTTCGACCCGGTGGAGATCACCGCGGTCAGCGAGGTGGTCGGCATCGGGGTGGCCTTCCTGGTGCTGGCGCTGACCTTCGGCTCCCTGGTCGCCGCCGGGCTGCCGCTCATCACCGCGGTCACCGGGGTGGCGGTCGGGGCGCTGGGCATCGTGCTGATGACCGCGTTCTGGAAGCTGAACACGGTCACCCCGGTGCTGGCGGTGATGATCGGCCTGGCCGTGGGCATCGACTACGCCCTGTTCATCATGGCCCGCTACCGCGCGGAGCTGCGCGGCGGCCTGCACCGGGCGGACGCCGCCGGGCTGGCCGTGGCCACCGCCGGGTCCTCGGTGGTCTTCGCCGGGCTCACCGTGCTCATCGCCCTGGCCGCGCTGACCCTGGCCGGGATCCCCTTCCTGTCCCTGATGGGCGTCTCCGCCGCGGCGACCGTGGCGGTGGCGGTGCTGCTCTCCCTGACCCTGGTGCCGGCGCTGCTCGCGGTGGCCGGCCGGCGCGCCTTCGCCGGGGCGATCCCGGGGGTGGCGGGCAACCCGGTGCGCGGGCACCGGGTGCGCCTCTTCGGGGACCGCACCCTGGGCCGGCGCTGGGTGGGCCTGGTGCACCGGGTGCCGGGGCTGATGCTGGTCGCCGTGATCGGGATCCTCGGCGCCCTGGCGGTGCCCGCGAAGGATCTCGCCCTGGCGCTGCCCTCCGACGCCACCGCCGAATACGGCTCCACCCAGCGCCGGGCGGTGCAGCTGGTCGACGAGGGCTTTGGCCCGGGGCGCAACGCCCAGATGATCGTGGTCGTCGACGCCCGCGACGCCGACCCGGCCGCCCCGGCGCTGGCCCCCCTGGCCGGGGCGGTCGAGGACGGGCGGGCCGCGGCGGTGCCCTATGTGCTCGACCACCTGCGCAACAACGTCGACGTGGACCATGTCCAGATCATCGGGGCGAACGAGGCCGGCACCGCCGCGCAGCTGCTGCTCACCCCGGTGGCCGGGCCGCTGGACGACGCCACCGGGGAGCTCATCGCCGCGCTGCGCCGGCAGCAGCCCCAGCTGGCCGCCGCCACCGGGGCGCGGATCGGGATCACCGGGCTGGTGCCCATCGAGCATGATGTGACGGTCACCCTCACCGAGGCGATGCCGGTGTACCTGGCGGTGGTGGTGGGCCTGGCGGTGGTGCTGCTGCTGCTGGTGTTCCGCTCCATCGCGGTGCCGCTCACCGCCGGGGCGGGGTTCCTGCTCTCCGTCGGCGCCGCCTTCGGGCTCACCGTGCTGTTCTGGCAGGAGGGCCTGTGGGATCTGGTGCCCACCCCGGGGCCACTGATCTCCTTCATGCCGATCTTCCTCATCGGGGTGACCTTCGGCCTGGCCATGGACTACCAGGTGTTCCTGGTGTCCCGGATGCGGGAGCACTTCACCAAATCCGGCGGCCGGGCCCGCCCGGGATCCCCGTACACCGCGGTGGAGGAGTCCATCGTGGAGGGCTTCTCCCTCGGCGCCCGGGTGGTCACCGCCGCCGCGATCATCATGATCAGCGTCTTCGTGGCCTTCATCGGCCAGCCCCTGGCCTTCGTCCGGATCTTCGGCTTCGCCCTGGGTGCGGCGATCCTCTTCGACGCCTTCCTCATCCGGATGACCTTCATCCCGGCGGCGCTGTTCCTGCTCGGCCGGGCCACCTGGTGGCTGCCGGGCTGGCTGGACCGGGTGCTGCCCAAGGTGGACGTGGAGGGCGAGGGCATCGAGGGCCACCGCCGCCGGCTGCTGGAGGCCGCCGGCGTGGAATGA
- the gluQRS gene encoding tRNA glutamyl-Q(34) synthetase GluQRS: protein MADAGVTGRYAPSPTGDLHLGNLRTAAVAWAAARSAGGRFLVRVEDVDTGRCREAFVERQLADLAAVGLDWDGPVLRQSTRGERYAAALGRLPTYPCWCSRREIREAASAPHGAPGAYPGTCRRMDPGELARRAAARRAAGLGPAIRLAAEVGSWTVHDLLAGEYRGEVDDMVLRRADGDWAYHLAVVVDDAEQGVTQVVRGADLLASAPRQAHLATLLGHRPPEYLHVPLVLGPTGARLAKRDGAVTLRELDPARARAWIMSSLGFPGAPVERLPELFHPALLPADSPTLGA, encoded by the coding sequence ATGGCTGATGCGGGTGTGACCGGGCGCTACGCGCCGAGCCCCACCGGGGACCTGCACCTGGGCAATCTGCGCACCGCGGCGGTCGCCTGGGCGGCGGCCCGATCCGCCGGGGGGCGGTTCCTGGTCCGGGTGGAGGACGTCGACACCGGCCGCTGCCGGGAGGCGTTCGTCGAACGCCAGCTCGCCGACCTCGCCGCGGTGGGCCTCGACTGGGATGGCCCGGTGCTGCGCCAGTCCACCCGGGGGGAGCGCTACGCCGCCGCCCTGGGCCGGCTACCCACCTACCCCTGCTGGTGCAGCCGCCGGGAGATCCGGGAGGCCGCCAGCGCCCCGCACGGCGCCCCCGGCGCCTACCCGGGCACCTGCCGCCGGATGGACCCGGGGGAGCTCGCCCGCCGGGCCGCGGCGCGCCGGGCGGCGGGGCTGGGCCCGGCGATCCGGCTGGCCGCGGAGGTCGGCTCCTGGACGGTGCACGATCTGCTGGCCGGGGAGTACCGCGGGGAGGTCGACGACATGGTGCTGCGCCGCGCCGACGGGGACTGGGCGTACCACCTGGCGGTGGTCGTCGACGACGCCGAGCAGGGCGTCACCCAGGTGGTCCGGGGCGCGGACCTGCTCGCCTCGGCGCCGCGGCAGGCGCATCTGGCGACCCTGCTCGGCCACCGGCCCCCGGAGTACCTGCATGTGCCGCTGGTGCTGGGGCCCACCGGGGCGCGGCTGGCCAAACGCGACGGGGCGGTGACCCTGCGCGAGCTCGACCCGGCCCGGGCGCGGGCGTGGATCATGTCCTCCCTGGGCTTCCCGGGCGCACCGGTGGAGCGGCTGCCGGAGCTGTTCCACCCGGCGCTGCTGCCCGCCGATTCACCTACCCTGGGGGCATGA
- the tgt gene encoding tRNA guanosine(34) transglycosylase Tgt — protein MEHAGFRITARVEGTAARAGVIGTPHGEIATPAFIPVATKATVKTLTADQIRATGAQAILANAYHLYLRPGPEVVDAAGGLAEFANWHGPTYTDSGGFQVMSLGVGFRKTLAMDVSGLADDDVVAPGKQRNAFVDDEGVTFRSHVDGSTHRFTPEVSMGIQHALGADIIFAFDELTTLMNTRGYQEASVERTRRWARRCLAEHDRLSRERNQRPGPAGALPPGARPAQQLWGVVQGAQYEDLRRAAARGLVALSDAAEAAGRPGFAGYGIGGAIEKARLGDIVGWVTAELPENRPRHLLGISEPDDVFAAVAAGADTFDCVAPTRLARRGGVYTRDGRLTLTNARFRRDFGPIDAETPSPTAGYSRAYLHHLLKSKEYLAGTICTLHNVFFMVDLVDRIRESIRAGRFPEFREEFLGRYYAGAK, from the coding sequence ATGGAGCACGCCGGATTCCGGATCACCGCCCGGGTCGAGGGCACCGCCGCCCGGGCCGGGGTGATCGGCACCCCGCACGGGGAGATCGCCACCCCGGCGTTCATCCCGGTGGCCACCAAGGCCACCGTGAAGACCCTCACCGCCGACCAGATCCGGGCCACCGGGGCGCAGGCCATCCTGGCCAACGCCTACCACCTCTACCTGCGCCCCGGGCCGGAGGTGGTGGACGCCGCCGGGGGGCTGGCGGAGTTCGCGAACTGGCATGGCCCCACCTACACCGACTCCGGGGGCTTCCAGGTGATGAGCCTGGGGGTGGGCTTCCGCAAGACCCTGGCGATGGACGTCTCCGGGCTCGCCGACGATGACGTGGTCGCCCCCGGCAAGCAGCGCAACGCCTTCGTCGACGACGAGGGGGTGACCTTCCGCTCGCACGTGGACGGCTCCACGCACCGGTTCACCCCGGAGGTGTCCATGGGCATCCAGCACGCCCTGGGCGCGGACATCATCTTCGCCTTCGACGAGCTGACCACCCTGATGAACACCCGCGGCTACCAGGAGGCCTCGGTGGAGCGCACCCGGCGGTGGGCGCGGCGCTGCCTCGCCGAGCACGACCGGCTCAGCCGGGAGCGCAACCAGCGCCCCGGCCCGGCCGGGGCGCTGCCCCCCGGCGCCCGGCCCGCCCAGCAGCTGTGGGGGGTGGTGCAGGGCGCCCAGTACGAGGATCTGCGCCGGGCCGCCGCCCGCGGGCTGGTGGCGCTCTCCGACGCCGCGGAGGCCGCCGGCCGCCCCGGCTTCGCCGGCTACGGGATCGGCGGGGCGATCGAGAAGGCCCGGCTGGGCGACATCGTCGGCTGGGTCACCGCGGAGCTGCCCGAAAACCGGCCCCGGCACCTGCTGGGCATCTCCGAACCGGACGACGTCTTCGCCGCGGTGGCCGCCGGGGCGGACACCTTCGACTGCGTGGCGCCGACCCGGCTGGCCCGCCGCGGCGGGGTGTACACCCGGGACGGCCGGCTGACCCTCACCAACGCCCGGTTCAGACGGGACTTCGGGCCCATCGACGCGGAGACGCCCTCGCCCACCGCCGGCTACAGCCGGGCCTACCTGCACCACCTGCTCAAGTCGAAGGAGTACCTGGCGGGCACCATCTGCACCCTGCACAACGTCTTCTTCATGGTGGACCTGGTGGACCGGATCCGGGAGTCGATCCGCGCCGGGCGCTTCCCGGAGTTCCGGGAGGAGTTCCTGGGCCGCTACTACGCGGGCGCGAAATAG
- a CDS encoding AMP nucleosidase: MSRHADPDAAVAELIERHDAAVADLLAGYRTAVAAVAAGGEPAPVVRHYPELRFTVDRLGEVDPALSHGFVDRPGRFAAAIARPRLFRRYLVAQVSDLLANHGGEVEIGESATPIPVRLAPGFDDIDLSGLDRGQLAAVDAAFTPVDSAFIDDAVADGDCDYLSLEVKPLSLFSAPRVDLALQRLEHYTGSAAGHIQRFVLFTNYRLHVDVFLEHARSLRPGAAPGYTHLVAPGGREYPIGEVPETIPAEACQMPAHHLVRPDGLGVSIIDIGVGPSNAKTITDCLAVLRPHCWLMVGHCAGLDGRMRVGDMILANGYDRADGVLDALVPPEKPIPPIAEVQQAVTAAFAEVTGLTGEALRKRLRTGTVLSTSDRNWEWRPQQEIYRELLKSTAIGVEMESATIAANGYRFRVPYGALLGVSDMPLHDQPKLPRSARRFYRESKREHLLTAVRACEAMAADPARLHSRKLRRPVGEPAFR, encoded by the coding sequence GTGAGCCGGCACGCGGATCCGGACGCGGCGGTCGCCGAGCTCATCGAACGCCATGATGCGGCGGTGGCGGATCTGCTCGCCGGCTACCGGACGGCGGTGGCGGCGGTCGCCGCCGGCGGGGAGCCGGCGCCGGTGGTGCGGCACTACCCGGAGCTGCGCTTCACCGTGGACCGGCTCGGCGAGGTCGACCCGGCGCTCTCCCACGGGTTCGTGGACCGGCCGGGCCGCTTCGCCGCCGCCATCGCCCGGCCCCGGCTGTTCCGCCGCTACCTGGTGGCGCAGGTCTCCGATCTGCTGGCCAACCACGGCGGCGAGGTGGAGATCGGGGAATCCGCGACCCCGATCCCGGTGCGCCTGGCCCCGGGGTTCGACGATATCGACCTCTCCGGGCTGGACCGGGGGCAGCTCGCCGCGGTGGACGCCGCCTTCACCCCGGTGGACTCGGCCTTCATCGACGACGCGGTCGCCGACGGGGACTGCGACTACCTCTCCCTGGAGGTCAAGCCGCTGAGCCTGTTCTCCGCCCCGCGGGTGGATCTGGCGCTGCAGCGCCTGGAGCACTACACCGGCTCGGCGGCCGGGCACATCCAGCGCTTCGTGCTGTTCACCAACTACCGGCTGCACGTGGACGTGTTCCTCGAGCACGCCCGCTCGCTGCGCCCCGGCGCGGCCCCCGGCTACACGCACCTGGTCGCCCCGGGTGGCCGGGAGTACCCCATCGGGGAGGTGCCGGAGACCATCCCGGCGGAGGCCTGCCAGATGCCGGCGCATCATCTGGTGCGCCCCGATGGGCTGGGGGTGAGCATCATCGACATCGGGGTGGGGCCCTCCAACGCGAAGACGATCACCGACTGCCTGGCGGTGCTGCGCCCGCACTGCTGGCTGATGGTCGGCCACTGCGCGGGCCTGGACGGCCGGATGCGGGTGGGCGACATGATCCTGGCCAACGGCTACGACCGGGCCGACGGGGTGCTCGACGCCCTGGTGCCCCCGGAGAAGCCGATTCCGCCGATCGCGGAGGTGCAGCAGGCCGTCACCGCCGCCTTCGCGGAGGTCACCGGGCTCACCGGGGAGGCGCTGCGCAAGCGGCTGCGCACCGGCACGGTGCTGTCCACCTCGGACCGGAACTGGGAGTGGCGGCCGCAGCAGGAGATCTACCGGGAGCTGCTCAAGTCCACCGCCATCGGGGTGGAGATGGAGTCGGCGACGATCGCCGCCAACGGCTACCGCTTCCGGGTGCCCTACGGGGCGCTGCTCGGGGTCTCCGATATGCCGCTGCACGACCAGCCGAAGCTGCCGCGCTCGGCGCGCCGCTTCTACCGGGAGTCCAAGCGGGAGCACCTGCTCACCGCGGTGCGCGCCTGCGAGGCGATGGCCGCGGATCCGGCCCGGCTGCACTCCCGGAAGCTGCGCCGGCCGGTGGGCGAACCGGCCTTCCGCTAG
- a CDS encoding prephenate dehydrogenase: MSRNVPETPVCILGLGLIGGCLLRDLTAAGAPAYGWNRSPETVRRAVADGHDAGADLAATLARAEADRALVVIAAPMPAVGDLLDAIAEHAPNAGITDVVSVKQAVYDEVRARGLADRYVGCHPMAGTADSGWAATCEGLFRGAAWVVAFDHADDLQRAGRAAGARWVEVFRQVVALGDAVGAEVIPSRARHHDRAVARVSHLPHLLAEALAVVGDHGGALTLSLAAGSFRDGTRVAGTRPDLVRAMCEGNATALGEALDQALELLGDCRRQLAEEGSVADLVEAGHVGRTRYEIRSGRRELAGGATLSHRPVIRVSPGQRGWVAQLEHAEHLGARLEIF, translated from the coding sequence ATGAGCCGCAATGTCCCCGAAACCCCCGTCTGCATCCTCGGCCTGGGCCTCATCGGGGGCTGCCTGCTGCGCGATCTGACGGCCGCGGGGGCCCCCGCCTACGGCTGGAACCGCTCCCCGGAGACGGTGCGCCGCGCCGTCGCCGACGGCCACGACGCCGGCGCCGACCTGGCGGCGACCCTGGCCCGCGCCGAGGCGGACCGGGCGCTGGTGGTGATCGCCGCCCCGATGCCCGCCGTCGGCGATCTGCTCGACGCGATCGCCGAGCACGCCCCGAACGCCGGGATCACCGACGTGGTCAGCGTCAAGCAGGCCGTCTACGACGAGGTGCGCGCCCGCGGCCTGGCGGACCGCTACGTCGGCTGCCACCCGATGGCCGGCACCGCCGACTCCGGCTGGGCGGCCACCTGCGAGGGCCTCTTCCGCGGCGCGGCCTGGGTGGTCGCCTTCGACCACGCCGATGACCTGCAGCGCGCCGGGCGCGCCGCCGGGGCCCGCTGGGTGGAGGTCTTCCGCCAGGTCGTCGCCCTCGGCGACGCCGTCGGCGCGGAGGTGATCCCCTCCCGGGCCCGGCACCACGACCGGGCGGTGGCGAGGGTGTCGCATCTGCCGCATCTGCTCGCCGAGGCCCTGGCGGTGGTCGGCGACCACGGCGGGGCGCTCACCCTGTCCCTGGCCGCCGGGTCCTTCCGGGACGGCACCCGGGTCGCCGGCACCCGCCCGGATCTGGTGCGCGCCATGTGCGAGGGCAACGCCACCGCCCTCGGCGAGGCCCTGGACCAGGCCCTGGAGCTGCTCGGCGACTGCCGCCGGCAGCTCGCCGAGGAGGGCTCGGTGGCGGATCTGGTGGAGGCCGGGCACGTCGGCCGCACCCGCTACGAGATCCGCTCCGGGCGCCGGGAGCTCGCCGGCGGGGCCACCCTGTCGCACCGGCCGGTGATCCGGGTCAGCCCCGGCCAGCGCGGCTGGGTCGCCCAGCTCGAGCATGCCGAGCACCTCGGCGCGAGGCTGGAGATCTTCTAG
- a CDS encoding nucleoside deaminase yields the protein MTTEPAAALPRPVPELRDEALVRLALAAAAQSPPGEVPVGAVVVGPDGAVLARATNRREAEGDPLAHAEVLALRAAARALGDGWRLSECTLAVTLEPCVMCAGAAVLARVSRVVFGAWSPKTGACGSIADVIRDPAHPSAPEVVGGVLAAECAALLPAFFADRRGHDSVK from the coding sequence ATGACGACTGAGCCGGCGGCCGCGCTGCCGCGGCCGGTCCCGGAGCTGCGCGACGAGGCCCTGGTGCGCCTGGCGCTGGCCGCCGCGGCGCAGTCCCCGCCGGGGGAGGTGCCGGTCGGCGCGGTGGTGGTCGGCCCGGACGGGGCGGTGCTGGCGCGGGCCACCAACCGGCGGGAGGCCGAGGGCGACCCCCTGGCCCATGCCGAGGTGCTGGCGCTGCGCGCCGCCGCCCGCGCCCTCGGCGACGGCTGGCGGCTGTCCGAGTGCACCCTGGCGGTGACCCTGGAGCCCTGCGTGATGTGCGCCGGGGCGGCGGTGCTGGCCCGGGTGTCCCGGGTGGTCTTCGGCGCCTGGTCGCCGAAGACCGGGGCCTGCGGCTCCATCGCGGACGTGATCCGGGACCCGGCGCACCCCTCCGCCCCGGAGGTGGTCGGCGGGGTGCTCGCCGCCGAATGCGCGGCGCTGCTGCCGGCCTTCTTCGCGGACCGCCGCGGTCACGATTCGGTGAAATAG
- a CDS encoding queuosine precursor transporter yields MTDSPAAGPGPGAAPRAASENTPPARIPVPDSAYPALVALFAAILLVSNITASKGVALGPLITDGAFLLFPLSYVIGDVLSECYGWRATRRAVWVGFAALVLAIAFFQVAIWLPPADFYGGQAAFAATLGAVPRIVLAGLAGYLVGQLLNARVLVALKARTGERRLWARLLGSTVVGEFADTLVFCAIAASVIGVDTPAAFVNYVAVGFLWKTGAEVAVMPVTYRVIARVKRREGYFAPA; encoded by the coding sequence ATGACCGACTCCCCCGCCGCCGGGCCTGGGCCGGGCGCCGCCCCCCGGGCCGCGTCCGAGAACACCCCGCCCGCCCGCATCCCCGTCCCCGACTCCGCCTACCCCGCCCTGGTCGCGCTCTTCGCCGCGATCCTGCTGGTCTCCAACATCACCGCCAGCAAGGGCGTCGCCCTGGGCCCCCTGATCACCGACGGGGCCTTCCTGCTCTTCCCGCTGAGCTACGTCATCGGCGACGTGCTCTCCGAATGCTACGGCTGGCGCGCCACCCGCCGGGCGGTGTGGGTGGGCTTCGCCGCCCTGGTGCTGGCCATCGCCTTCTTCCAGGTGGCCATCTGGCTGCCGCCGGCGGACTTCTACGGGGGCCAGGCGGCCTTCGCCGCCACCCTCGGCGCGGTGCCCCGGATCGTGCTCGCCGGGCTGGCCGGCTACCTGGTCGGCCAGCTGCTCAACGCCCGGGTGCTGGTGGCGCTGAAGGCGCGCACCGGGGAGCGCCGGCTGTGGGCCCGGCTGCTCGGCTCCACCGTGGTCGGCGAATTCGCGGACACCCTGGTGTTCTGCGCCATCGCCGCCTCCGTGATCGGGGTGGACACCCCGGCGGCCTTCGTCAACTACGTGGCGGTGGGCTTCCTGTGGAAGACCGGGGCGGAGGTGGCGGTGATGCCGGTGACCTACCGGGTGATCGCCCGGGTGAAGCGCCGGGAGGGCTATTTCGCGCCCGCGTAG
- a CDS encoding tRNA adenosine deaminase-associated protein: MSTTDREYAGADEDRSYAVAVTLAEEGWSVTELDDAALDSLAGAVSRLRRLRAERACFALLNIDDDYFIILRPVPGAVHALLSDATAAVTDDIAAEVLDELDEEVPDLDEDEAAAADPWPEGDLGLLADVGLPEDVLAVICEDANLWASEQLHAVAQVLGFDDELAEVTGYGVDDD, translated from the coding sequence ATGAGCACCACCGACCGGGAATACGCCGGCGCCGACGAGGACCGCTCCTACGCCGTCGCCGTGACCCTCGCCGAGGAGGGCTGGTCCGTCACCGAACTCGACGACGCCGCCCTGGACTCGCTGGCCGGGGCCGTGTCCCGGCTGCGCCGGCTGCGCGCGGAGCGGGCCTGCTTCGCGTTGCTGAACATCGACGACGACTACTTCATCATCCTCCGGCCGGTGCCGGGGGCGGTGCACGCGCTGCTCTCCGACGCCACCGCCGCGGTCACCGACGACATCGCCGCGGAGGTGCTCGACGAGCTCGACGAGGAGGTCCCCGACCTCGACGAGGACGAGGCCGCCGCCGCGGACCCGTGGCCGGAGGGGGATCTGGGGCTGCTCGCCGACGTGGGCCTGCCGGAGGACGTGCTGGCGGTGATCTGCGAGGACGCCAACCTGTGGGCCTCCGAGCAGCTGCACGCGGTGGCCCAGGTGCTGGGCTTCGACGATGAGCTCGCCGAGGTCACCGGCTACGGGGTCGATGACGACTGA
- a CDS encoding heavy-metal-associated domain-containing protein: protein MSVTANFTVTGMTCGHCEASVREEVSEIPGVEAVDVDREREHLAVTSADAIDPALVVAAVEEAGYEATPAV, encoded by the coding sequence ATGTCCGTCACCGCCAATTTCACCGTCACCGGGATGACCTGCGGGCACTGCGAGGCCAGCGTCCGCGAGGAGGTCTCCGAGATCCCCGGCGTGGAGGCCGTCGACGTCGACCGGGAGCGCGAGCACCTCGCGGTGACCTCCGCCGACGCCATCGACCCCGCGCTCGTCGTGGCCGCCGTCGAGGAGGCCGGCTACGAGGCCACGCCCGCGGTCTAG
- a CDS encoding flavodoxin family protein, which translates to MSGRLLVVHHSPTELLREVLGEVLAGARHPDLAGVEVVEVPALAATSDDLLAADAILLGTPANFGYLSGALKHFFDSTFADCAEVRRGLPFGYWIRGGQDTTGAERAMEAITTGFGWRAAAEPVCFTGGLDGARRAALAELGGTLAAHALAGGMGIRQ; encoded by the coding sequence ATGAGCGGACGACTGCTGGTGGTGCACCATTCCCCGACCGAGCTGCTCCGGGAGGTGCTCGGCGAGGTCCTCGCCGGGGCCCGGCACCCGGACCTGGCCGGGGTGGAGGTCGTCGAGGTGCCGGCGCTGGCCGCCACCAGCGACGATCTGCTCGCCGCGGACGCGATCCTGCTGGGCACCCCGGCGAACTTCGGCTACCTCTCCGGGGCGCTGAAGCACTTCTTCGACTCCACCTTCGCCGACTGCGCGGAGGTCCGCCGGGGCCTGCCCTTCGGCTACTGGATCCGCGGTGGCCAGGACACCACCGGCGCCGAACGGGCCATGGAGGCGATCACCACCGGCTTCGGCTGGCGGGCCGCGGCGGAGCCGGTGTGCTTCACCGGCGGACTGGACGGGGCGCGCCGGGCGGCGCTGGCGGAGCTCGGCGGCACCCTCGCCGCGCACGCCCTGGCCGGGGGCATGGGGATCCGGCAGTGA
- a CDS encoding CsbD family protein, producing the protein MSDFSNKAEEFGGKAKEAAGEAVGNEDLRDEGRGDQAKSKIKEGVENVKDKATEALGKLTGDDK; encoded by the coding sequence ATGAGCGATTTCTCGAACAAGGCCGAGGAGTTCGGCGGCAAGGCCAAGGAGGCCGCGGGCGAGGCCGTGGGCAATGAGGACCTGCGCGACGAGGGCCGCGGCGACCAGGCCAAGTCCAAGATCAAGGAGGGCGTGGAGAACGTCAAGGACAAGGCCACCGAGGCCCTGGGCAAGCTCACCGGCGACGACAAGTAG